One window of the Paraburkholderia sp. PGU19 genome contains the following:
- a CDS encoding YdcF family protein, whose translation MLLRSARTLIGMTTIVVFWALGAGWLAQPLLDLAQPGAPPGGQTVAPATYAARTAIVMLGTGTIQRDGKLVPPTDGIARIVKSADLYARCKRVSPVCHVIVSGGNPQQHEATEADTYLPYVLREGVPRGDVILENTSMTTYENARNVAAILPDGYYGSLILVTSAFQMPRALLDFHRFGMNPLPVVSNTRRATRGLLPRRANFFNAEIALHELIGIAQFHVYRQIGWF comes from the coding sequence ATGCTGCTGCGCAGCGCCCGCACGCTGATCGGCATGACGACCATCGTGGTCTTCTGGGCGCTCGGCGCGGGGTGGCTCGCCCAGCCCTTGCTCGATCTCGCCCAGCCCGGCGCGCCGCCCGGCGGACAGACGGTTGCTCCCGCAACGTACGCCGCCCGCACCGCCATCGTGATGCTCGGCACGGGCACCATTCAACGCGACGGCAAGCTCGTTCCGCCCACGGACGGGATCGCCCGCATCGTCAAGAGCGCCGATCTCTACGCGCGCTGCAAGCGGGTCAGTCCCGTTTGCCACGTCATCGTCAGCGGCGGCAATCCGCAGCAGCACGAAGCGACGGAAGCCGACACCTACCTGCCCTACGTACTGCGCGAAGGGGTGCCGCGCGGCGACGTCATCCTGGAAAATACCAGCATGACGACGTACGAAAACGCCCGCAACGTCGCTGCCATTCTGCCCGACGGATATTACGGTTCGTTGATCCTCGTCACATCCGCCTTTCAGATGCCGCGGGCCTTGCTGGACTTCCACCGCTTCGGGATGAATCCGCTGCCTGTCGTGTCGAACACCCGTCGCGCAACGCGCGGCCTGCTGCCCCGCCGGGCAAACTTCTTCAACGCCGAGATCGCGCTGCATGAACTGATCGGCATCGCGCAGTTTCATGTCTACCGGCAGATCGGCTGGTTCTGA
- a CDS encoding putative quinol monooxygenase translates to MSEIAVVAISVAKPGHEEQLRAALEGIVGPTRKERGALQYDLHRDLREPRRFVFFERWESEEALAAHAKSAHIEAYKKASAQWIESAELRIVSKIA, encoded by the coding sequence ATGTCGGAAATCGCGGTGGTGGCGATCTCGGTGGCGAAGCCGGGGCATGAAGAGCAGTTGCGCGCGGCGCTCGAGGGCATTGTCGGACCGACGCGCAAGGAGCGCGGTGCGTTGCAGTACGATCTGCATCGCGATTTGCGCGAGCCGCGCCGCTTCGTGTTCTTCGAGCGTTGGGAAAGTGAGGAAGCGCTCGCCGCGCACGCGAAGTCGGCGCATATCGAGGCCTACAAGAAGGCGTCCGCGCAATGGATCGAATCGGCGGAACTGCGCATCGTGTCGAAGATCGCGTAA
- a CDS encoding EAL domain-containing protein: MPNVDDTTLTGLLQHMVQDEAGWAAPWRTITLRSVFQPVVSVTHQRVVGYEALLRAFDPVGHPISPAVLFSGTRSTADARALDRLARCLHVANFMSQGIETGWLFLNTRPQVFETGWPQRPFIDELSEHFGLPQERIVIEVLEQPADDESAVASMLAASQPREFLIAIDDFGTGFSNFDRVWRFRPDIVKLDRSLVARAGRQDNDNSLIGHLINMLHQSGTLVLAEGVETEDELMTLMQADVDFIQGYWFGQPKASIQAATARVPELIEQMWQRFESYERSHSRYQRPGFEGFTEAVLAGAALYMQTGDLEEAAKPVFLLPDARRVFVLSDRGEQLAPSITASGTPSPPARLAPLFPDTRNNWSRRAYFKHALAAPGRVAMMGPHCSLMDGQDCYTAAVTVQRDGATHVFCVDFLPEVCNASPV; this comes from the coding sequence ATGCCAAACGTCGACGATACGACGCTCACTGGCCTTCTGCAGCATATGGTGCAGGACGAGGCCGGATGGGCCGCGCCGTGGCGAACCATTACGTTGCGCAGCGTCTTCCAGCCGGTCGTCTCCGTGACGCATCAGCGCGTGGTCGGCTACGAAGCGCTGCTGCGCGCCTTCGATCCCGTCGGTCATCCGATCTCACCTGCCGTGCTGTTTTCGGGCACCCGCTCGACGGCCGATGCGCGCGCGCTCGACCGCCTCGCACGCTGCCTGCATGTGGCGAACTTCATGTCGCAAGGCATCGAAACGGGATGGCTGTTCCTGAACACGCGGCCGCAGGTATTCGAAACGGGTTGGCCGCAGCGCCCGTTCATCGATGAACTGTCGGAGCATTTCGGACTGCCGCAGGAACGCATCGTGATCGAAGTGCTCGAGCAGCCCGCCGACGACGAATCCGCCGTTGCCAGCATGCTCGCCGCATCGCAGCCGCGCGAATTCCTGATCGCCATCGACGACTTCGGCACCGGCTTTTCGAACTTCGATCGCGTGTGGCGCTTCCGTCCCGACATCGTGAAGCTCGACCGGTCGCTGGTGGCGCGCGCCGGCCGCCAGGACAACGACAACTCGCTGATCGGCCATCTGATCAACATGCTGCATCAGTCGGGCACGCTGGTGCTCGCCGAAGGCGTCGAAACGGAAGACGAGCTGATGACGCTGATGCAGGCCGACGTCGATTTCATCCAGGGCTACTGGTTCGGCCAGCCGAAAGCGTCGATCCAGGCGGCGACCGCGCGTGTGCCCGAACTGATCGAGCAGATGTGGCAACGCTTCGAAAGCTACGAGCGCTCGCATTCGCGCTATCAGCGGCCGGGCTTCGAAGGATTCACGGAAGCCGTGCTCGCGGGCGCCGCGCTCTACATGCAGACGGGCGACCTGGAAGAAGCCGCGAAGCCCGTCTTCCTGCTGCCCGACGCGCGCCGCGTGTTCGTGCTGAGCGATCGCGGCGAGCAACTGGCGCCGTCGATCACCGCAAGCGGCACGCCGTCTCCACCTGCGCGGCTCGCGCCGCTCTTTCCCGACACGCGCAACAACTGGTCGCGGCGCGCGTATTTCAAGCATGCGCTCGCCGCGCCTGGACGCGTCGCGATGATGGGGCCGCACTGTTCGCTGATGGATGGCCAGGATTGCTACACGGCGGCTGTCACCGTCCAGCGCGACGGCGCGACGCATGTGTTCTGCGTCGACTTCCTGCCCGAAGTGTGTAACGCGAGCCCTGTTTGA
- the arfB gene encoding alternative ribosome rescue aminoacyl-tRNA hydrolase ArfB, with protein sequence MTSRYPIPPNEIELTAVRAQGAGGQNVNKVSSAIHLRFDVRASSLPEVLKMRLLAMSDYRITRDGIVIIKAQEYRTQEMNRVAALARLDALIDSVSVTRKARVATRPTRASKERRLEGKAKRSDVKSGRQRVSHE encoded by the coding sequence ATGACTTCACGCTATCCGATCCCGCCGAACGAAATCGAACTGACGGCCGTGCGCGCGCAGGGCGCGGGCGGGCAGAACGTCAACAAGGTGTCGAGCGCGATTCATCTGCGCTTCGACGTGCGCGCCTCGTCGCTGCCCGAGGTGTTGAAGATGCGCTTGCTCGCGATGAGCGACTATCGGATCACACGCGACGGCATCGTCATCATCAAGGCGCAGGAATACCGAACCCAGGAAATGAACCGCGTGGCGGCGCTGGCGCGGCTCGACGCGCTGATCGACAGCGTCAGCGTGACCCGCAAGGCGCGTGTCGCGACGCGGCCGACGCGTGCGTCGAAGGAGCGCCGGCTCGAAGGCAAGGCGAAACGCAGCGATGTGAAATCGGGACGGCAGCGCGTCTCGCACGAGTAG
- a CDS encoding VC0807 family protein, which translates to MKMRPAQVLELVVNLVLPWVAYRLAQPYWGETGGLIASAVPPVAWSIVELVRFRRADALSLTVLLGIVLSIGAMALGGDPRMLLFRESLASGAIGVAFLLSLLVGRPAVFYLTRAFVAREMTNGAAHIDMLWRERPAFARGIRVLTATWGLGLTGETALRGWMAWHWPIERVLVVSPFVGYGIFGAMMVWTLWYRRTLRDLAQSEAESETESPPSTAAN; encoded by the coding sequence ATGAAGATGCGCCCCGCGCAGGTGCTCGAACTCGTCGTCAATCTCGTGTTGCCGTGGGTCGCGTACCGCCTCGCGCAGCCGTACTGGGGCGAGACGGGCGGGTTGATTGCGTCGGCCGTGCCGCCCGTCGCGTGGAGCATCGTCGAACTCGTGCGCTTCAGGCGCGCCGACGCGCTCAGCCTGACCGTGCTGCTCGGCATCGTGCTGTCGATCGGCGCGATGGCGCTGGGTGGCGACCCGCGCATGCTGCTGTTCCGGGAATCGCTGGCGTCGGGCGCGATTGGCGTCGCGTTCCTGCTGTCGCTGCTGGTGGGCCGGCCCGCCGTTTTCTACCTGACGCGCGCGTTCGTCGCCCGCGAGATGACCAACGGCGCCGCCCATATCGACATGCTGTGGCGCGAGCGCCCGGCGTTCGCCCGGGGAATCCGGGTGCTGACGGCTACGTGGGGCCTCGGCCTCACGGGCGAAACCGCGCTGCGCGGCTGGATGGCGTGGCACTGGCCGATCGAGCGCGTGCTGGTGGTGTCGCCGTTCGTCGGTTATGGCATCTTCGGCGCAATGATGGTCTGGACGCTGTGGTACCGGCGCACGCTGCGCGACCTCGCGCAAAGCGAGGCGGAATCCGAAACGGAATCACCGCCCAGCACGGCCGCCAACTAA